One stretch of Muribaculum intestinale DNA includes these proteins:
- a CDS encoding tagaturonate reductase yields MKFLNSLTAPKAHAPERVIQFGEGNFLRAFVDWIIKNMNDSTDFNSSAVIVQGQPDSFAMGLLQAQDYMYHVNLQGRLDGEAVDSYTRVDVISRGINPFSQTDAYLALADQPEMRFVISNTTEAGIVFDPECKFADRPASSYPGRLTQLLYRRYTTFNGAPDKGFIIMPCELIFENGHHLRDAILKYIDLWKDDFGADYEGFKAWFERYNYVCATLVDRIVPGFPRKDIANIQQKLGYVDNVVVQGEVFHLWVIERPCNMSVEELRAEFPAEKAGLHVIITDSEAPYHERKVTLLNGPHTVLSPVTYLSGVNIVRDACNHPVLGKYIHKVQFDELMQTLNLPMEELEKFGGDVLERFNNPYVDHQVTSIMLNAFPKFQTRDLPGLKTYLERKGELPKGIVLGLAAIITYYKGGKRSDGAEIKPQDDQAIMDLLAGLWATGDTAKVAEGVLAADSLIWKEHGDLNRIPGLTAMVTDFLNRIQEKGMLATVEGIL; encoded by the coding sequence ATGAAATTTCTCAATAGTCTGACAGCTCCCAAGGCCCATGCGCCTGAACGTGTCATACAGTTTGGCGAAGGAAACTTCCTCCGCGCGTTTGTAGACTGGATTATCAAGAATATGAACGACAGCACCGACTTCAACTCGTCGGCAGTAATCGTGCAGGGTCAGCCCGACAGTTTTGCCATGGGTCTGCTCCAGGCTCAGGACTACATGTATCATGTCAACCTCCAGGGCCGTCTCGACGGCGAGGCCGTGGACTCCTATACACGTGTGGATGTAATCAGCCGCGGTATCAATCCATTCAGCCAGACCGATGCCTATCTTGCGCTGGCCGACCAGCCCGAGATGCGTTTCGTAATCTCCAACACCACCGAGGCCGGTATCGTGTTTGACCCCGAATGCAAGTTTGCCGACCGTCCCGCCTCGTCATATCCCGGGCGCCTCACCCAGCTGCTCTACCGCCGCTATACCACATTCAACGGTGCTCCCGACAAGGGATTCATCATTATGCCCTGTGAGCTGATATTTGAGAACGGGCACCATCTGCGCGACGCCATCCTCAAGTATATCGACCTCTGGAAGGATGATTTCGGCGCCGATTACGAGGGCTTCAAGGCATGGTTTGAGAGGTACAACTATGTGTGTGCCACACTTGTCGACCGCATCGTGCCCGGATTCCCGCGCAAGGATATCGCCAACATACAGCAGAAACTCGGATATGTTGACAACGTGGTGGTGCAGGGCGAAGTATTCCACCTGTGGGTAATCGAGCGCCCCTGCAACATGAGCGTCGAAGAACTGCGTGCCGAATTCCCCGCCGAGAAGGCCGGACTGCATGTGATAATCACCGACTCGGAGGCCCCGTACCACGAACGCAAGGTGACTCTGCTCAACGGCCCCCACACCGTGCTGTCGCCCGTGACCTATCTCAGCGGCGTGAACATCGTGCGTGACGCCTGCAACCATCCCGTGCTCGGCAAGTATATCCACAAGGTGCAGTTTGACGAACTCATGCAGACTCTCAACCTGCCGATGGAAGAGCTTGAGAAATTTGGCGGCGACGTGCTTGAGCGCTTCAACAATCCGTATGTGGATCATCAGGTGACATCAATCATGCTCAACGCCTTCCCCAAGTTCCAGACCCGCGACCTTCCCGGTCTCAAGACCTATCTCGAGCGCAAGGGGGAACTTCCCAAGGGTATCGTGCTCGGTCTGGCCGCCATCATCACCTACTACAAGGGGGGCAAGCGTAGCGACGGTGCGGAAATCAAACCGCAGGACGACCAGGCAATCATGGATCTGCTTGCCGGACTGTGGGCTACCGGCGACACCGCCAAGGTGGCCGAAGGTGTGCTCGCCGCCGACTCGCTGATATGGAAAGAGCATGGCGACCTCAACCGCATCCCCGGCCTTACAGCCATGGTGACAGATTTCCTCAACCGGATACAGGAAAAGGGTATGCTCGCAACCGTCGAGGGCATACTGTAA
- a CDS encoding MFS transporter: MEIKQTIDKEYNEKMSSFRWVICGLLFLATTVNYMDRQVLSLTWKDFISPEFHWTDADYGVITAIFSIVYAVANLFAGRFIDWMGTKKGYLWAIGVWSAGACLHALCGWATEHTVGLHDAAEMVSATGTVASLVAITSVYYFIAARVVLAVGESGNFPAAVKVTAEYFPKRDRAYATAIFNAGATVGALAAPVSIPPLARFFQNMGVGNGWEMAFIVIGGLGFVWMGLWMFYYKKPGSNPRVNKAELAYIELDNHADETPAEKADSNKDVIPFWQCFKYPQTWAVVFGKFFTDGVWWFFLFWIPAYISDVYGLASDTGTAQMLIFVLYAITMLSIYGGKLPTIIMNKTGLNPYAARMRAMFIFALFPLLAIFAQPLGAYSYWWPVIIIGIAGAAHQSWSANIYSVVGDMFPKSTIATIIGVGGMAGGVGSFLINLCSGRLFDYAGATGMHFMGFEGKPAGYFIVFCICGVSYLIGWCIMKLLVPKYKKIVVGK, from the coding sequence ATGGAAATCAAACAGACAATTGACAAGGAGTACAATGAGAAGATGAGCAGTTTCCGCTGGGTCATCTGCGGACTGCTGTTTCTGGCCACTACGGTCAATTATATGGACCGTCAGGTGCTCTCTCTGACCTGGAAGGACTTTATCTCGCCCGAGTTTCACTGGACTGATGCCGACTATGGCGTCATCACCGCTATCTTCTCGATAGTATATGCCGTGGCCAATCTCTTTGCGGGCCGCTTCATCGACTGGATGGGTACCAAGAAGGGATACCTGTGGGCAATCGGCGTATGGTCGGCCGGCGCCTGCCTCCACGCACTCTGCGGGTGGGCTACCGAGCACACTGTAGGGCTGCACGATGCAGCCGAGATGGTAAGCGCCACCGGCACTGTAGCCTCGCTTGTGGCCATCACGTCGGTGTATTATTTCATCGCCGCCCGCGTGGTGCTCGCAGTAGGCGAGTCGGGCAACTTCCCCGCAGCCGTGAAAGTGACAGCCGAATATTTCCCCAAACGCGACCGCGCCTATGCCACCGCCATATTCAATGCCGGCGCAACTGTGGGCGCTCTTGCCGCACCGGTGTCAATCCCGCCGCTGGCCCGTTTCTTTCAGAACATGGGTGTCGGCAACGGCTGGGAGATGGCCTTTATCGTAATCGGCGGTCTGGGCTTCGTGTGGATGGGTCTGTGGATGTTCTACTATAAGAAGCCGGGCAGTAATCCACGTGTCAACAAGGCCGAGCTCGCCTATATAGAGCTTGACAACCACGCTGACGAGACTCCCGCCGAGAAGGCCGACAGCAACAAGGATGTAATCCCCTTCTGGCAGTGCTTCAAGTATCCGCAGACGTGGGCCGTGGTGTTCGGCAAGTTCTTTACCGACGGCGTGTGGTGGTTCTTCCTGTTCTGGATACCGGCCTATATCTCAGATGTGTATGGTCTGGCCTCTGACACCGGCACTGCGCAGATGCTTATCTTTGTGCTTTATGCCATCACGATGCTGTCGATATACGGAGGCAAGCTCCCGACCATCATCATGAACAAGACCGGGCTGAATCCGTATGCGGCCCGCATGAGGGCGATGTTTATCTTCGCGTTGTTCCCGCTGCTTGCCATATTCGCGCAGCCTCTGGGAGCCTACTCCTACTGGTGGCCGGTGATTATCATCGGTATAGCAGGAGCGGCCCATCAGTCGTGGTCGGCCAACATCTATTCGGTGGTAGGCGACATGTTCCCCAAGAGCACCATCGCCACTATCATCGGTGTAGGCGGCATGGCCGGAGGTGTCGGCTCGTTCCTTATCAATCTCTGCTCGGGCCGTCTGTTTGACTATGCCGGCGCCACAGGGATGCACTTCATGGGCTTCGAAGGGAAGCCTGCGGGATATTTCATCGTGTTCTGCATATGCGGTGTGTCCTATCTGATAGGATGGTGCATAATGAAGCTCCTCGTGCCGAAGTACAAGAAGATTGTAGTCGGAAAATAA
- the pelA gene encoding pectate lyase has product MKLRRYLIAMTAVASLSGMAASGSTERTSDTKWTRFSHTQADGWYTTDDARGVADNVLLYQKNSGGWPKNIPMHMAMSDADRERVAGEKDSKEASKKGCMDNDATTSEIRFLARMWRANGDSIYLDGARRGVRFILDSQYPNAEAPDTRAGGWPQYYPLRGGYSDYFTFNDNLHINNMVLLRDLLDPSTEVGSILPVEWRADVEQAYRAGLQCILDCQVVEDGVKTMWCAQHDPYTLLPAEGRPHELPAYSADEGTSILWFLMSLDEPTAEIVDAVEHAVAFLEKTAIEGKKPEFVYNDRGSRIDEVVVDCDSSRMWGRFIQLGGDVAARVYPDFFERLKERRPRTLSVGGDTLRYELWRNAAESYDAARAHRPIYSIYDDTRPHHLFRFLYSFSDLEPVADSQCGYMFAPSLNAARRIRYRYLGTWPDFILKGQYPEWHARMERKFGKKRGKN; this is encoded by the coding sequence ATGAAATTACGCAGATATCTAATCGCAATGACAGCCGTGGCGTCTCTGTCGGGCATGGCGGCTTCCGGCTCGACGGAGCGTACCTCCGACACCAAATGGACACGTTTCAGCCACACACAGGCCGACGGGTGGTATACCACCGACGACGCCCGCGGTGTAGCCGACAATGTACTGCTGTATCAGAAAAACTCAGGCGGCTGGCCCAAGAACATACCTATGCACATGGCTATGAGCGATGCTGACCGCGAGCGGGTGGCCGGCGAGAAAGACTCGAAGGAGGCCTCCAAGAAGGGATGTATGGACAATGACGCCACAACGAGCGAGATACGCTTTCTGGCCAGAATGTGGCGCGCCAATGGCGACAGTATATATCTCGATGGCGCGCGTCGCGGCGTACGCTTCATCCTCGACTCGCAGTATCCCAATGCCGAGGCTCCCGACACCCGTGCCGGCGGGTGGCCGCAGTATTATCCACTGCGCGGAGGCTACAGCGACTATTTCACCTTCAACGACAATCTACACATTAATAATATGGTGCTTCTGCGCGATCTGCTCGACCCATCTACCGAGGTCGGGTCGATACTGCCCGTCGAGTGGCGCGCCGATGTTGAGCAGGCCTACCGGGCCGGACTGCAGTGTATACTCGACTGTCAGGTAGTGGAGGACGGAGTAAAGACCATGTGGTGTGCGCAGCACGACCCCTACACCCTGCTACCCGCCGAGGGCCGTCCCCACGAGCTGCCGGCATATTCAGCCGACGAGGGTACTTCGATACTGTGGTTTCTGATGTCGCTCGACGAGCCTACGGCCGAAATTGTCGATGCCGTGGAACATGCGGTGGCATTTCTGGAGAAGACCGCAATAGAGGGGAAGAAGCCCGAATTTGTGTACAACGACCGCGGGAGCCGCATCGACGAGGTGGTGGTCGACTGCGACAGCTCGCGTATGTGGGGCCGCTTTATCCAGCTCGGAGGGGATGTGGCCGCCAGAGTGTATCCCGACTTTTTCGAGCGTCTGAAGGAGCGCCGTCCGCGCACACTGTCGGTCGGGGGTGACACCCTCCGCTACGAGCTGTGGCGCAACGCTGCCGAAAGCTACGACGCAGCCCGGGCCCATCGGCCTATCTACAGTATCTACGACGACACCCGTCCTCACCATCTGTTCAGATTCCTTTACAGCTTTTCCGACCTTGAACCGGTGGCCGACAGCCAGTGCGGCTATATGTTCGCACCGTCGCTCAACGCCGCGCGGCGTATCCGTTACCGCTATCTCGGCACCTGGCCCGACTTCATTCTCAAAGGGCAATATCCCGAATGGCATGCCCGCATGGAAAGGAAATTTGGTAAAAAGAGAGGGAAAAATTAA
- a CDS encoding glycoside hydrolase 43 family protein → MNRNLTVLACCAAMSLSMHAAPELSEVWVADLGNGKYQNPIIYADYSDPDVVRVGDDFYMTASSFNCVPGLPILHSKDLVNWTIIGYAIDRFPDEAVFVKDGVNHGNAVWAPSIRYHNGEFYIYYGDPDLGIFMTKAKDPKGPWSPLKLVARTKGVIDTCPLWDEDGKAYMSWGFAGSRANLKSVLAVCEMAPDGESLIGQPKIVYDGHDVDVTIEGTKFYKRNGYYYIMSPAGGVPTGWETILRSKSPWGPYERKVVLAQGDTDINGPHQGGWVDTPDGGEDWFIHFQDVGPIGRIVHLNPVHWIEDWPVMGVDKDGDGCGDPVRTYKKPNVGKTYPKATPQESDEFNDINLGLQWQWHGNPEPWWGYNNATKGVLSLYSVPVSSGYKNLWDVPNLLLQKIPAPTFTATMKVTLTPDKRYNGERTGLVVMGLDYAVLAMEKTDEGFRLSENECHKADKGKPEVENASVMLPDSTAYLRVKMADGVCNFSYSLDGKKFKNIGKPFTAREGKWIGAKIGTFCTRPKVANDGGRADIDWFRVSK, encoded by the coding sequence TTGAATCGAAACCTCACAGTGCTCGCCTGCTGTGCCGCCATGAGCCTGTCAATGCATGCCGCTCCCGAACTGAGCGAAGTATGGGTGGCCGACCTCGGCAACGGCAAGTACCAGAATCCGATTATCTATGCCGACTATTCCGATCCCGATGTGGTGCGCGTCGGCGATGACTTCTATATGACCGCATCGAGCTTCAACTGTGTGCCCGGTCTGCCGATTCTTCACTCCAAGGATCTGGTCAACTGGACTATCATCGGGTATGCTATCGACCGTTTCCCCGACGAGGCTGTATTCGTCAAGGATGGTGTGAACCACGGCAATGCAGTGTGGGCTCCGTCGATACGCTACCACAACGGCGAATTCTATATATATTACGGCGACCCCGACCTGGGCATATTCATGACCAAGGCCAAGGACCCCAAGGGCCCGTGGTCGCCACTGAAGCTCGTGGCCCGCACCAAGGGTGTAATCGATACCTGCCCGCTCTGGGACGAGGACGGGAAGGCCTACATGTCGTGGGGCTTTGCCGGGAGCCGCGCCAATCTGAAGAGTGTGCTTGCCGTGTGTGAGATGGCTCCTGACGGCGAGAGTCTGATAGGTCAGCCCAAAATCGTGTATGACGGACATGATGTGGACGTGACCATCGAGGGAACAAAATTCTACAAGCGCAACGGCTATTACTATATAATGTCGCCGGCCGGAGGAGTGCCCACCGGCTGGGAAACCATACTCCGCTCCAAGAGCCCGTGGGGCCCGTATGAGCGCAAGGTAGTGCTTGCCCAGGGCGACACCGACATCAACGGTCCCCATCAGGGCGGCTGGGTCGATACTCCCGACGGCGGCGAGGACTGGTTTATCCACTTCCAGGATGTAGGCCCGATAGGGCGTATCGTGCACCTCAACCCCGTGCACTGGATCGAGGACTGGCCTGTGATGGGTGTCGACAAGGATGGCGACGGCTGCGGCGACCCTGTGCGCACATATAAGAAGCCCAACGTGGGCAAGACATATCCCAAGGCCACTCCGCAGGAGAGCGACGAATTCAACGACATCAACCTCGGCCTTCAGTGGCAGTGGCACGGCAATCCCGAGCCGTGGTGGGGCTACAACAATGCGACCAAGGGTGTACTTTCGCTCTATTCCGTGCCTGTAAGTTCAGGCTACAAGAACCTCTGGGATGTGCCCAACCTTCTGTTGCAGAAGATACCGGCCCCGACGTTTACCGCTACGATGAAGGTGACTCTTACTCCCGACAAGCGTTACAACGGAGAGCGTACCGGCCTGGTGGTGATGGGACTTGACTATGCCGTGCTTGCTATGGAGAAGACCGACGAAGGGTTCCGTCTGAGCGAAAACGAATGTCATAAGGCCGACAAGGGGAAGCCCGAAGTAGAGAATGCCTCGGTGATGCTTCCCGATTCGACTGCCTATCTGCGCGTGAAGATGGCCGACGGAGTGTGCAATTTCAGCTACAGTCTCGACGGCAAGAAGTTCAAGAATATCGGCAAGCCGTTTACCGCCCGCGAGGGGAAATGGATTGGTGCGAAAATCGGAACATTCTGCACTCGTCCCAAGGTTGCCAATGACGGCGGCCGCGCCGATATCGACTGGTTCCGTGTAAGTAAGTAG
- the uxaC gene encoding glucuronate isomerase — protein MKPFMDENFLLQTPTAQKLYHEHAAGMPIIDYHCHLIPKMVADDHKFSSITEIWLGGDHYKWRAMRSNGVPERFCTGTDTTDWEKFEKWAETVPYTFRNPLYHWTHLELKTAFGIDKLLNPETAREIFEACNDKLQNDPTMTARGLMRRYNVETVCTTDDPVDSLEYHKAVADSGFEIKMLPTWRPDKAMAVENPAAFRAYVEKLAEVSGVEINKFQDMVDALQKRHDFFESMGCRLSDHGIEEFYAADYTQDEIDAIFNKVYGGKELSKEEIHKFKSAMLVVFGEMDYESGWTQQFHYGAIRDNNSKMFKLLGPDTGFDSIGEFTTAKSMSKFLDTLNSRGKLTKTILYNLNPCANEVIATMLGNFQDGSVAGKIQFGSGWWFLDQKDGMQKQMNALSVLGLLSRFVGMLTDSRSFLSYPRHEYFRRTLCNLVGNDIENGEVPYTGYEEARVNKMIEDICYNNAKNYFKF, from the coding sequence ATGAAACCTTTCATGGATGAGAATTTTCTTCTCCAGACCCCCACGGCCCAGAAACTTTACCATGAACATGCGGCCGGAATGCCTATTATCGACTATCACTGCCATCTGATACCCAAGATGGTGGCCGATGACCATAAATTCAGTTCGATTACCGAGATATGGCTTGGCGGAGACCACTACAAGTGGCGCGCCATGCGCTCCAACGGTGTGCCCGAGCGTTTCTGTACGGGTACCGATACTACCGACTGGGAGAAATTCGAGAAGTGGGCCGAGACAGTGCCTTACACATTCCGCAATCCCCTGTACCACTGGACACATCTTGAGCTTAAGACAGCCTTCGGCATCGACAAACTGCTCAATCCCGAGACCGCCCGCGAGATATTCGAGGCGTGCAACGACAAGCTGCAGAACGACCCTACGATGACTGCCCGCGGACTGATGCGCCGCTACAATGTGGAGACCGTATGCACCACCGACGACCCCGTCGACTCGCTCGAATACCATAAGGCAGTGGCCGATAGCGGATTTGAAATCAAGATGCTGCCTACTTGGCGTCCCGACAAGGCCATGGCTGTAGAGAATCCCGCGGCATTCCGCGCGTATGTGGAGAAGCTGGCCGAGGTGAGCGGTGTGGAAATCAACAAGTTTCAGGATATGGTGGACGCCCTTCAGAAGCGTCATGATTTCTTCGAGTCGATGGGGTGTCGCCTCAGCGACCACGGCATCGAGGAATTCTATGCCGCCGACTACACCCAGGATGAAATCGACGCCATATTCAACAAGGTATACGGAGGCAAGGAGCTGAGCAAGGAGGAGATACACAAGTTCAAGAGCGCCATGCTTGTAGTGTTCGGCGAGATGGACTATGAGTCGGGCTGGACCCAGCAGTTCCATTACGGCGCTATCCGCGACAACAACTCCAAAATGTTCAAACTGCTCGGTCCCGACACCGGTTTTGACAGCATCGGCGAGTTTACCACCGCCAAGTCGATGTCGAAGTTCCTCGACACGCTCAATTCGCGCGGCAAGCTCACCAAGACCATACTCTACAATCTCAACCCCTGTGCCAACGAGGTAATCGCCACCATGCTCGGCAACTTCCAGGACGGCAGTGTGGCCGGCAAGATACAGTTCGGCTCCGGCTGGTGGTTCCTCGACCAGAAGGATGGCATGCAGAAGCAGATGAACGCCCTGTCGGTACTCGGTCTGCTGAGCCGCTTTGTCGGTATGCTTACCGACTCGCGCTCGTTCCTCAGCTATCCGCGCCACGAGTATTTCCGCCGCACACTGTGCAATCTTGTAGGCAACGACATCGAGAACGGCGAAGTGCCTTATACCGGCTACGAAGAGGCGCGCGTCAATAAAATGATTGAGGATATCTGCTATAACAACGCCAAGAACTATTTCAAATTCTAA
- a CDS encoding UxaA family hydrolase: MMKEYIKINPADNVAVAIAPLRKGTTVTVDGSEITIVDDIPAGHKFALEPIAEGENVVKYGFPIGHVRHAVAKGAFLDHETIATNLAGTLDYSDISIKEAYGGCPARYREERTFEGYLRPDGQAGIRNEVWVIPTVGCVNGIVKRIAEALKKETGCEGVNDIVAFTHNYGCSQLGGDHENTRKILRDMVHHPNAGAILVVGLGCENNQPKAFEEFCGDYDRERVKFLVSQEVEGDEVEAGLEILRGLYEKARVCKRSTQPASKLRIGLKCGGSDGFSGITANPLLGELSDYLCNCQGGTTILTEVPEMFGAETILMERCADNNLLHSTIDLINDFKEYFLSHGEPVGENPSPGNKAGGISTLEEKALGCTQKSGKSAVKGVLAYGDRVTINGLNLLSAPGNDLVAATALAAAGCQMVLFTTGRGTPFGTFVPTAKISTNSTLAARKPDWIDFNAGQLVEDRSMDDVLDDFIGFVLEVASGRKVNSEIHGYQEIAIFKNGVTL, from the coding sequence ATAATGAAAGAATATATAAAGATAAATCCTGCCGACAATGTGGCCGTCGCCATCGCTCCGCTCCGGAAAGGGACGACGGTCACTGTCGACGGCAGTGAGATAACCATTGTCGACGATATACCCGCCGGACATAAGTTTGCTCTGGAGCCTATCGCCGAGGGGGAGAATGTGGTGAAATACGGATTCCCTATCGGCCATGTGCGCCACGCTGTGGCCAAGGGTGCATTTCTCGACCATGAGACAATCGCCACCAATCTCGCCGGCACACTCGACTATTCGGATATCTCGATAAAGGAAGCCTACGGAGGTTGTCCGGCCCGCTACCGCGAGGAGCGTACCTTCGAAGGCTATCTGCGCCCCGACGGCCAGGCCGGCATACGCAACGAGGTGTGGGTAATCCCCACCGTGGGGTGTGTCAACGGCATCGTAAAGCGCATAGCCGAGGCTCTTAAAAAAGAGACAGGATGTGAGGGTGTCAACGATATCGTGGCATTTACTCACAACTATGGCTGCTCGCAGCTCGGAGGCGATCATGAGAATACCCGAAAGATACTCCGCGACATGGTGCATCATCCCAATGCCGGCGCCATACTCGTGGTGGGGCTCGGCTGTGAGAACAACCAGCCCAAGGCATTCGAGGAGTTCTGCGGCGATTACGACCGCGAGCGCGTGAAGTTTCTCGTTTCGCAGGAGGTAGAGGGCGATGAGGTAGAGGCCGGTCTTGAGATATTGCGCGGCCTTTATGAGAAGGCCCGCGTCTGCAAGCGCAGCACACAGCCCGCGTCGAAACTGCGCATCGGCCTGAAGTGTGGCGGCTCCGACGGCTTCTCAGGCATCACGGCCAACCCTCTGCTTGGCGAGTTGTCGGACTACCTGTGCAACTGTCAGGGAGGCACCACGATACTAACCGAAGTACCCGAGATGTTTGGCGCCGAGACCATACTGATGGAGCGCTGCGCCGACAACAACCTGCTCCACAGCACTATCGACCTTATAAATGACTTCAAGGAGTATTTCCTCAGTCATGGCGAGCCTGTAGGCGAGAATCCTTCGCCCGGCAACAAAGCCGGCGGCATCTCCACACTTGAGGAGAAGGCACTCGGCTGCACCCAGAAGTCGGGAAAGAGCGCGGTGAAGGGTGTGCTCGCATATGGCGACCGTGTGACGATCAACGGGCTCAACCTTCTGTCGGCTCCCGGCAACGACCTTGTGGCCGCTACCGCACTGGCCGCAGCCGGCTGTCAGATGGTGTTGTTCACCACAGGGCGCGGCACCCCCTTCGGCACCTTTGTGCCCACAGCCAAGATTTCGACCAACAGCACTCTTGCCGCCCGCAAGCCCGACTGGATTGACTTCAACGCCGGTCAGCTCGTCGAGGACCGTTCGATGGATGATGTGCTCGACGACTTCATCGGCTTTGTGCTGGAGGTGGCCTCGGGGCGTAAGGTAAACTCTGAAATCCATGGATACCAGGAGATTGCTATCTTCAAGAATGGAGTGACGCTATAA
- a CDS encoding pectinesterase family protein, producing the protein MDGAEYKREITVAPDGSGDYTTLTDALEGIRAYMDYRVTVNLRPGVYREKVVIPSWIENVEFLGAGADSTVISWGDYASLDNMGTFRTYTVKVEGCDITFRNLTIENSAGEVGQAVALHTEGDRLKFDNCSFRGNQDTVFTGGRGSRLLFDNCYIEGTTDYIFGPSTALFRDCTLHSKRNSYITAASTPDTVMTGYVMYRCRLTAADGVDKVYLGRPWRPYASTYFIDCEMGGHIVAAGWHNWRNPDNEKTARYGEYGSRGAGAEKADRVGWATALSPSEAARLSDPAVIFTSAPGCMHWVP; encoded by the coding sequence ATGGACGGGGCCGAGTATAAGCGTGAAATAACCGTCGCCCCTGACGGGAGCGGCGACTACACTACTCTTACCGATGCCCTGGAGGGGATACGCGCCTATATGGACTATCGTGTGACGGTAAATCTGCGTCCCGGAGTCTATCGCGAGAAGGTGGTGATACCCTCATGGATAGAGAATGTGGAGTTTTTAGGCGCCGGTGCCGACAGCACTGTGATAAGCTGGGGCGACTATGCCTCGCTCGACAATATGGGCACATTCCGCACCTATACGGTAAAGGTGGAGGGGTGTGACATCACATTCCGCAACCTCACCATTGAAAACAGTGCCGGAGAGGTAGGGCAGGCTGTGGCCCTGCACACAGAGGGCGACCGTCTGAAATTTGACAACTGCAGCTTCCGCGGCAATCAGGACACGGTGTTTACCGGAGGGCGCGGCTCACGTCTGCTCTTCGACAACTGCTATATCGAGGGCACTACCGACTATATATTCGGACCGTCCACAGCCTTGTTTCGCGACTGCACTCTCCACAGCAAGCGCAACAGCTACATAACCGCGGCGTCGACTCCCGACACGGTAATGACCGGCTATGTGATGTATCGTTGCCGCCTGACTGCCGCCGATGGTGTCGACAAGGTGTATCTCGGGCGTCCGTGGCGTCCGTACGCCTCTACCTATTTCATCGACTGCGAGATGGGGGGCCACATAGTTGCCGCCGGCTGGCACAACTGGCGTAATCCCGACAATGAGAAGACGGCCCGCTATGGCGAATATGGTTCGCGCGGCGCGGGCGCGGAGAAGGCCGACCGTGTAGGGTGGGCTACCGCTCTCTCGCCTTCGGAGGCGGCCCGGCTGAGCGACCCGGCTGTGATATTCACATCCGCGCCCGGCTGTATGCATTGGGTGCCCTGA
- a CDS encoding DUF1573 domain-containing protein yields MLKKLSALLLILSIGIVSAFAADSALYVKEKTHNFGTIREADGPVRCEFILQNNGDKPLVIVSAKAQCGCTTPSIPKQPIRPGETAALTVTYDPAGRPGEFEKTIRVRTNRKGDNALLKIKGTVLPKSTPKKK; encoded by the coding sequence ATGCTCAAGAAACTCTCAGCACTGCTGCTGATACTCTCCATCGGCATTGTGTCGGCCTTTGCGGCTGATTCCGCGCTCTATGTAAAGGAAAAGACCCATAATTTCGGCACCATACGCGAGGCCGACGGACCGGTCAGGTGTGAATTCATCCTACAGAACAACGGAGACAAGCCGCTGGTGATAGTCTCGGCCAAGGCACAGTGCGGATGCACTACGCCCAGCATACCCAAGCAGCCGATACGCCCGGGAGAGACCGCAGCGCTTACCGTGACATATGACCCCGCAGGACGTCCGGGCGAATTCGAGAAGACAATACGTGTGCGCACCAACCGCAAGGGCGACAACGCGTTGCTTAAAATCAAAGGTACAGTGCTGCCGAAATCCACACCCAAGAAAAAATGA